The Polynucleobacter sp. MWH-CaK5 region TTCCTCGATTTTGAGTGTAAGCCCTAACATGTCTTTTAAACCATACGGTCTTTATGCCCAATTTTGAATACTCTAGCAAATGACCCAATGTGTCATCCACCAAAATCGCTCTTTGAGGCGCGCATCGGTACTTATTCAAGAGTCTTTTGAGCATCAAGTGATCGGGTTTGGGTCGCCATTGTTGATGAAGCTCCATATCTTCGACGGCCTCTATCGCTTTGAAGCAACCCATGAGGCCCAGCTCCTTCAAAACCTTCAATGCATAGGCTTTTGGGGCATTGGTGAGTATGATTTTTTCGCCAGGCAAACGATTCAATATCTGCCGAAGGCCTTTTTCACCACGAACCATTCCTGAGAGATCTTGCAAATGCTTGCCGCTGACCTCGTTAAAGAGGTGGGTTTCACGCAAAAAATGGTGTGGATCAACCGCATGATGTTTGACCAAGCCCAACAATGTTGCGCCATACATGCGCCAGTAATGGTCTCTTAATTGACTGGCAGATTGGGTGTCTAAATTTAAATGACGAGCCACATAGCTCGTCATTGCATGATTGATAGAAGGAAAAATTGCACTTGATGCATCGTGCAAGGTGTTATCTAAATCAAATAACCATAAAGGTTGGCGCATGCCAATCTCAATTAGCTCAATGAGATCGGATCATCGTACCAAAAGCTTGCTCGGTCAGAATTTCCAAAAGCAAGGAATGTTCGATTCGGCCATCAATGATGTGAACTGAATTAACACCACTCTTAGCAGCGTCTAATGCTGAAGAGATCTTTGGCAACATGCCGCCAGAAATTGTGCCGTCCGCAAACAAGCCATCAATTTCTCTGGCAGTTAAATCAGTCAACAGATTGCCGCTCTTGTCCATCACACCAGGGATGTTGGTCATCATGACCAATTTCTCGGCCTTCAGAATCTCAGCCATCTTACCCGCCACCAAGTCAGCATTGATGTTGTACGCCTGGCCATCTTCACCGAAACCAATCGGTGAGATCACTGGAATGAAAGCGTCATCTTGCAAGGCTTTTACAACCGCAGGGTTGATCGAATCAATTTCACCAACAAAGCCGATGTCTAGCATCTCACCTGGCTTTTCTTTATTTGGGATCATCATTTTGCGCGCATGAATCAAACCGCCATCTTTACCCGTCAAGCCAACTGCCTGGCCGCCAAAATGATTGATCAGCATCACGATGTCTTGTTGCACTTCGCCGCCAAGAACCCACTCCACAACTTCCATGGTTTCTTCATCGGTCACGCGCATGCCCTGAATAAAAGTTCCAGCCTTGCCAACTTTTTTCAAAGCATCGTCAATTTGTGGACCACCGCCGTGCACCACCACAGGATTCATGCCCACCAATTTCAACAAAATCACGTCACGAGCAAAACCTTCTTTTAGACGATCTTCAGTCATGGCGTTTCCGCCGTATTTGATAACAATGGTTTTGCCATGGTACTTCTTAATGTACGGCAAAGCCTGTGCCAAAACCTCGGCTTTGACTGCAGGGGAAACGTCTTTAAGTTCAGCTAGTGGTGTGCTCATGCGCGGATTGTAAGATCAGTTGCCATGCTTGGCTAGAATTTTTATTCAATTATGCAAAAAGGCGGCCTAAAGCCGCCTTTTATAAGGAAAACTTTCATGAAGCTTTCCTAAGTAGCCATCAGGATTGCTTAGAAGTTGCCTCTTAAGCCGACCCTGATAGCGCGAGCGCCTGCAGGAGCCATATCACGCAAAACAGATGAGGCATTGCGAGCTTCTACATCGGTAAGGTTGTCCACTCTCATGAAAAGATATGCAGACTTCATGCCAGAAATAGCTGTTTTGTAAGAGGCCCCCAAACCAAACATCGTGTAACTTGGCGTAGCACCTAAATCATCGGCATAACGATTCTGACGAGCCGCATACTGCACATCCACTTGGCTTGAATACTTACCTTCCGAGTAAACCAAGGCAGAGCTCAAACGAAATGGTGAGATGCGAGGCAGCGCGCCGCCGGTTGAGCGATTTTCACCGCGCACATAGTCCGCCTTCCAATCCATGTTCAGCTGACTAGCTTTGCCAAACAAGCCAGAAGCCAAAGGCAAACGCCCATCCGCCTCTAAACCATATAAGCGGGCTTTGATGCCGGTGAAGTTGTATTTGGGGACGCAATGACCGAAATTTGTATTGCAAGTATTTAAGTCACTATTCCCATCTCCACCATCATCCTCATCTACATAACCATCTTGCACTAACCCAATGAAATTACTGAACTCTGTGACATAAGCTCCAAAATTGGCGCGCGTTGTTGGGGTCTTGAATTTCATCCCCAACTCAAGCGTTGTGCCTTTTTCTTTTTTGTTATTCACATTACCGGCTTCATATGTTTCTGTGGCGTGATGCATGCCGTTGGCATAAAGCTCATAGAATGTTGGGGCACGTTCGGTGTATGACAAACCGCTGGTAGCCGTCCAACCAGAACCCATGTCTTGGCGATATCCGACTGAAGCACTGAATGGTTTGAATTTTTTACTATCAGCAGTGAATAGCTCGCCTTCACCATTATCTCCACCACCAAAACTATCCACCTTCACAGATTCAAGCCTTAAACCTGCGTTAACAGCTTTACCTTCGGCAAAAGAAAGTTCTTCAAACACAAACAGAGCCATGCTATTGGTCTGTGTGTTGGGAACAAAAGTTGCCTCTTCGCTACTGGCAGAAAATTTAAAATCGGAGCCCTGAACACCCCATGCACCCTTCAAAGAACCCAAAGAAGTTTGGATAGGTAAATGAGTTCCTTCAATGCGGCTATCCCAACCTTTATTTTTAAAGGTTGACTCAACTGCACCACCCGCTGATTCTTCGTGCTTGTAATCGGTTGTGCTGAATGAGCCTCTGATAGATTCAAAAGGACCGGCTTTGCCTGATAAATTTCTTTGCTCACCAGCAAGCGTTAATTTGTCTTGCTTTAATTTGATTCTGGTTGGTCTGGCAATATTGCCCTCTTCATACAAACCAGTGCCGTATTCATTGCGATAAGTGTCAACTGAAAATCCCAGATACCCATGATCATTGGTCAAAGAAAATCCAGCCGCTCCACCCTGTTGATCAGCATCACTGTTTAATAAAGTGCCTGAATTTAAAAAATCTCCACGGCCCGCTTGCTTAGGCACCTTAAGGTTGTCTGTTTTTCTGCTAGAACCATCGACATGGATTGCAAAAGCACCATCGCCTGCAGTTACTAAACCAGCTGCCGCTTTTTCTGATTCGGCACCACCAGCTCTTACCTCAGCACGGCCATGAACGCCTTTCACAGGAGCCTTTGGTATGCGGTTATCAATCACGTTAACCGCGCCTCCAATGGCACTGCCACCATACTGAAGAGCTGCTGGCCCGCGGACCACTTCAATTTGTTCAACCAACAAAGGCTCTATTGCAACTGCATGATCGTAAGACAAAGTTGAAGCATCCAAACTTGCTCCACCATTACTCATCACACGAACACGATCGCCATCCAAACCTCGAATGGTTGGCCGACTAGAGTTTGGCCCAAAGTCTGTTGAGCCAACGCCTGGCAAACCATTCAGGGTCTGACCCAAAGTACTTGATTGTTTTTGTGCCAATTGGTCGCCACGCAAAACGCTGACCGGGGTGATTAAATCATTGATATCTGCACCAAGAGGATTGGCACTGACAACCACAGGCTCTAATGTTTGTTGCGCATGAGCGAATTGAATTGATAAAGCAGCAATAGCTGCAGCACTGAAAGCAGTGCGCATAAAGACTTGCATGTGTTTCTCCTAAACATGAATAAAGATCACGCAGTTGGCGTGAAGAACATTTCAATGTTTAAGAATTAGGCGGACCCCTGACATCAAAAGGTCGATAGGCTTCGATTGAAGCCTGATAGGTTAGGTAGCTATTGATAGCCGCATTGGTTTTATCAATGACCGGCAAACTCAACAGAGGTGCCGGCATTGCCATGCTCAATGTTTGTGAATCATAGGCAGCACAATGATGCTTACCGTCTGAATCATGCCCATGATGATGCTTAGCATGTTGATCATCACAAGCATCTTGATGTTTTGCAACATCCGCTAAATCGGCGCTCTTTTTGGCATCGGACGCCACATGTTCAGTCGCAGCTAAACCATGAGCAATACCATGGCTAAAACCCTGCCACTGGGCTACAAATAAGCCCATGACAAGGAAAATCAAAAAGGAAATTGTGCGAGCTTTAAACACCAAGATTGTGCTTAATTACCAAACAATTTTTGGCGTAGTTCGCGGCGCTCTTGCGCTTCTAAAGATAAATTCGCTGTTGGACGCGCCAACAAACGTGGAATGCCAATTGGCTCACCAGTTTCTTCACACCAACCATAATCACCAGACTCGATGCTCAATAAAGACTGTTCTACTTTTTTGAGAAGCTTGCGCTCGCGATCACGTGTGCGCAATTCCAAAGCATGCTCTTCTTCAATCGTGGCACGATCTGCTGGATCAGGAACCAAAACGTTTTCGCGTAGATGCTCAGTGGTTTCGTTTGCGTGCAGCAAAAGGTCTGCCTTCAAAGCCAATAACTTTGCTTTGAAAAATTCTAGTTGAGCAGCATTCATATAATCCTTCTCAGGCATTTTTACGATATCTGCTTCAGTTAATGCTTTCTTGCTCATCTCTTGTCCTTTCGGGACTTTGTTCTTACTTCGCTAAATTTAAAACTCTTGCTGTCTCTTTACAAGCTCTTTAGAAGCTATTTTTGCTCCGCAATATCCCTTAATTTTTATAAGAGCTCAGGGCGCGGATTCTACTCTAATCTATAAAGATTACACCAAACATGTTTCAAGGCCACCCAATAAAACATCTTTAGGTAGGTCAATTCCAATGAAAACCATCCTGGTTTCTTTTTTATCTTTACCCCAAGGCGCGCCCATATCGGAGCCCATCATTTCATGAACGCCCTGGATGATGACTTTACGTGCACCACCCTTGATATACAAAACACCTTTATATCTCAACATCTTAGCGCCAAATACCGACAAAATTCCACCCAAAAAGTCCTCAAGCTTCTGAGAATCAAATGGTCGATCGCTTCTAAAAACAAAGGATTGGATTTTGTCTGTGTGGGTCTTTTTCATGAATTGCACAGGTTGAGCGTGCTGGTGACCATGCTGATGGTCATGCCCGTGGTTGCAGTCTGGGCCATGCTCGTGATGATCGTGACCACAATTTGCATGATCATGGTCTTCTTGCTCCAAGAAATGCGGGTCAATATCCAACTTGTCGTTCAAATTGAAGCCGCGCAAATCCAAGACCTGATCCAAAGACACGGTGCCTTGAGTAATACCTGTGATTGGTGCACGAGGATTCATGTGCATCAATCGATGCTTTAACTGATCAACCGCTTTTGCATCCACCAAATCTGTTTTGGTGATAAAAATTCTGTCAGCAAAACCAACTTGCTGTTGCGCTTCTTCATGTTGGTCCAATTGTTGATTGCCGTGCTTGGCATCAACCAAAGTCACAACGGCATCCAAAATATAGTGACTGGCAATCTCATCATCCATGAAGAATGTTTGCGCTACTGGACCAGGATTGGCAACACCCGTGGTTTCAATCACCACGCGATCAAAAGAAATCTTCTTGTCTTTGCGAGACTCGAATAAATCATTCAGCGCTTTGACCAAGTCACCGCGGATGGTGCAGCAAACACAGCCATTGCTCATCTGAACAATTTGCTCATCACTGTCCTGAATCAAAATGTCATTATCGATATTCTCTTCACCGAATTCGTTTTCAATCACGGCAATCTTTTTGCCATGGTTTTCATGAAGAATATGTTTGAGCAAAGTGGTCTTGCCACTACCTAAAAAACCGGAAAGAATTGTTACTGGTATCAAAGCCATGATTGCATCCTTGTGTGATCTATTAATTATGAGCCTATCGAGTGCAGATGGCTATAGCCTCTGAAGCAACAAGCCCTTTAAGTAATCCCCCTCGGGGAAACTTGTTAAAAGTGGGTGATCGGCGCCAGAAGATAAACGCTGCATCAATCTAAAGTCCATCGAGGTGCTGCCTGAATGTGCCATCGCCTCAGCGCTGGCCATAGCAATGGTTCTTTCGAACAATGCTGAATCAACCGCGCCAGAGCAAGAAAACGTGAACAGCAAGCCACCTGGTTTTAAGAGTTGCATGCCAGCACGATTAATCTCTTTGTAAGCACGCAAAGCCTTATCCAAATGATGTGACGATGGGGCAAATTTAGGCGGGTCTAAAACAACGATGTCGAATTGCTTTTCTTCTTTTCTTAACTGCGTCAAAACTGCGAACGCATCTGAATCAATCCATGTGGCTCGTGACTCATCAAATCCATTCAACAGCATCTGTCTTTGCGCCATCGCCAAAGCTTCACCTGAAGAATCAACGGAAGTGACATGCTTTGCACCACCTTTTAAGGCTGCCAAAGAAAAGCCGCCGGTGTAGCAAAACATATTTAAGACTTCTTTATCCTTTGATAGCTCACTTAAAAGATGTCGGCTATCTCTTTGGTCAATATAAAAACCTGTTTTGTGGCCATGCACCACATCCACGCTGTAAAGAACACCGCATTCATTCACATTGACAGGAGCCTCTGGCATCTCACCAAACAAAGCGCCAATGTGTGGCTCAAGACCTTCACGGGCGCGAACTGCGGCATCTGATCTCTCAACAATGGTCTTACACCCTGTTTGCTGAACCAATACCTGCACGATCGCTTCTTTCCAATGCTCCATGCCAACAAATAAAAATTGGCAAACCAAGGTATCTGCGTACTGATCAACTACCAACCCCGGCAAGCCATCGCTCTCACCAAAAATCAAACGAATCGCGTTGGTGTTTTTTACCCACTGCGCTCTGTGCGCAAGAGCTTTAGAAATACGCTCTTTAAAAAAAGCATGGTCAATTGTTTTGCCTTCATCCCAAGTCAGCACCCGCACCCTGATTTGCGATGTTGGACTGTAAAGGCCTTTCACAATGAACTTGCCTTCATCAGATAAAACTTGAACGGTTGCGCCAGGATAAATCTTACCGTCGACGCGCTCGATCGCATTCGAATACACCCAAGAATGTCGTCTTAGGAGTGGGCGTTCTTTACCGGCTTTTAATGTGATGCTCGCTTGCATTATTCACTCTTCTTATTTTTAGCTCTTGGATGCGCCAAGTCATAGGCCTGAGCCAAATGCTGAAAATCCAAGGCGGTATAAATCTGCGTACTAGTGATGCTGGCATGACCCAACATTTCTTGAACTGCACGCAAATCACCCGATGATTGTAGAACGTGGCTGGCAAAACTATGTCTCAACATATGTGGGTGAACATGTGTAGGCAATCCTGCCTTGACTGCCAGCGCTGCCAAATGTTGCTGAACAGTTCTTGCTGAAGCTCGCTTACCTTGTTTATTGATAAAGAGAGCCTGAGCCACACCTTTATCAGTCGACGCGTAATTGGCCCGCACCACCACCCAATCTTTCAAAGCATGAAGGGCTGCCCCACCAACAGGCACCGTTCTTCTTTTTTTACCTTTACCCAAAACCATCACTTCACCAGCTTCAAAATCAATCCAACCAGCTGAGGCATATTCTTTGGTTTCGATTGGGGTCAGATCAACGCCGAGCAATTCAGATAAACGCAAACCAGAGGAATACAGTAATTCAACAATCGCCCGGTCTCTTGCTCTTAAAAAATCATCTGCTTGGACGCTTTCTTTATTAGCGCTTTCCACCAAATTGATCGCCTGCTCAACCGACAGAGCTTTGGGTAAAGGCTTGTTGCGTTTGGGAGCGTTGATATCACTCATAGGACTTTTATTGACCAAACCTTTTTGATTGGCCAACCACAAATAAAAACCTCTCCAAGCCGACAACATCCTTGCAATGCTTCTTGATGCTTGACCCTGAGAGTGGAGCTTTACAACCCAGGACCGCACTTGATCTGATGTGACATCCGCCAGCTCCAGTCTTTGCTCATCAAGTCTGGCCAACAAATAATCAAGGTCTTTTGTATAGGCAGCAATTGTGTGCTGAGATACCTGTCTGACCACATGAAGTTCACGCAGGTATTCTTGCGCGAGCAAAGACTTCATGATTAGATCAATCCTATTCTTTTGAGCGGGTTAATGCTGCTAAAGCGAGTTCGCCGATTTGATCCAAGTAAACGCGGCCCATGTCAGATGTGAACTTTTCGACATTGCGACTAGCAAGCAATATTTGAACTTTTAACGGTGATAGATTCACCACTGCAAAACTCTTCATCTCTTCGTTTAGATGAGCTTTGACAGCTTCGCTGACCTGATCAGCTGAGCCACAAAAATTATCATGCTCGCCATCGAGAAGCTCAACTTGCTCAATATCAAAAATCTTGGCCAGTCCAGAGCTGATGGCAGCTCTGACGTCGGCTTCAGATTTGGCGGACAATAAATTTGATAACCACTGAATCATCAAACCCTGAGTTTTATCGTTTTGACTACCAAAGCGCAGCATGTCTGAAAGACGCTGATTCAAGGCTTGGTTTTGTTGACGCAAAACACCCAACTGACGCTCTTGCAAAGAAATGGCGCGATCACCATGTGGATTTTTTAATTGAATGTCTGCCAATAAATCAGCATGTCTTTCAAAAAAACCTGGGGTTGCCAAAAGCCACTCTGCCACTAGAGCTTCGCGCTCTTGTTGCTCAGCCGTTTGATTGTTTGCTTGTGTCATGATTGATTTAACTTATCCGTGAGTAATTTGTTGACTTGCTGTGGATTGGCCTTGCCTTGAGTTGCTTTCATGATCTGACCAATCAAAGCATTAAACGCTTTTTCTTTGCCAGCGCGGAACTCCTCTACCGACTTTTGATTAGCCGCCAACACTTGATCAATGATCGCCTCTAAAGCGCCGCTGTCACTGATTTGCTTGAGTCCTTTTGCTTCAATGATGCGATCAACCGCATCAAGGTCTGATGCTTTCTCATCCCACATCGCCGTGAAAATTTCTTTCGCGATTTTGTTAGAAATCGTGCCATCAGCAATGCGTTGAATTAATTGCGCCAACTGAGAAGGGTTCAGTGGTGATTGCGCTGCACTGATGCCTTCTTTATTCAGAGCTGAAGCAAATTCACCAGTCATCAAATTAGCGGCTGCCTTGGCTTGATCTTTGCCCACTTGTTTAAGCAAGTCTTCATAAAAATCAGCCGTGGCTCGCTCTTGCGTGAGAACCTGGCAATCGTAGGCAGACAAACCAAACTCAGACTGCCAACGCTCTGATTTTTGTGCTGGCAATTCTGTCATTTCAGCACGCTCTTTAGCGATCCACTCTTCAGAAATCATCAGTGGCAATAAATCAGGATCCGGGAAATAGCGGTAGTCATTCGCGTCTTCCTTGCTGCGCATGCTGCGTGTTTCTTTTTTGTCTGGATCGTATAGTCGCGTTTCTTGAATAACTCGGCCACCGTCTTCGATCAATTCAATTTGACGACGAACTTCGTATTGAATCGCCTCTTCTAAAAAGCGGAAAGAGTTCAAGTTTTTAATTTCGCAACGGGTGCCGTATTCTTT contains the following coding sequences:
- a CDS encoding pyrimidine 5'-nucleotidase, which codes for MRQPLWLFDLDNTLHDASSAIFPSINHAMTSYVARHLNLDTQSASQLRDHYWRMYGATLLGLVKHHAVDPHHFLRETHLFNEVSGKHLQDLSGMVRGEKGLRQILNRLPGEKIILTNAPKAYALKVLKELGLMGCFKAIEAVEDMELHQQWRPKPDHLMLKRLLNKYRCAPQRAILVDDTLGHLLEYSKLGIKTVWFKRHVRAYTQNRGSVSLEVQSMHHLFKSWQKLK
- the argB gene encoding acetylglutamate kinase; this encodes MSTPLAELKDVSPAVKAEVLAQALPYIKKYHGKTIVIKYGGNAMTEDRLKEGFARDVILLKLVGMNPVVVHGGGPQIDDALKKVGKAGTFIQGMRVTDEETMEVVEWVLGGEVQQDIVMLINHFGGQAVGLTGKDGGLIHARKMMIPNKEKPGEMLDIGFVGEIDSINPAVVKALQDDAFIPVISPIGFGEDGQAYNINADLVAGKMAEILKAEKLVMMTNIPGVMDKSGNLLTDLTAREIDGLFADGTISGGMLPKISSALDAAKSGVNSVHIIDGRIEHSLLLEILTEQAFGTMIRSH
- a CDS encoding TonB-dependent receptor; this translates as MQVFMRTAFSAAAIAALSIQFAHAQQTLEPVVVSANPLGADINDLITPVSVLRGDQLAQKQSSTLGQTLNGLPGVGSTDFGPNSSRPTIRGLDGDRVRVMSNGGASLDASTLSYDHAVAIEPLLVEQIEVVRGPAALQYGGSAIGGAVNVIDNRIPKAPVKGVHGRAEVRAGGAESEKAAAGLVTAGDGAFAIHVDGSSRKTDNLKVPKQAGRGDFLNSGTLLNSDADQQGGAAGFSLTNDHGYLGFSVDTYRNEYGTGLYEEGNIARPTRIKLKQDKLTLAGEQRNLSGKAGPFESIRGSFSTTDYKHEESAGGAVESTFKNKGWDSRIEGTHLPIQTSLGSLKGAWGVQGSDFKFSASSEEATFVPNTQTNSMALFVFEELSFAEGKAVNAGLRLESVKVDSFGGGDNGEGELFTADSKKFKPFSASVGYRQDMGSGWTATSGLSYTERAPTFYELYANGMHHATETYEAGNVNNKKEKGTTLELGMKFKTPTTRANFGAYVTEFSNFIGLVQDGYVDEDDGGDGNSDLNTCNTNFGHCVPKYNFTGIKARLYGLEADGRLPLASGLFGKASQLNMDWKADYVRGENRSTGGALPRISPFRLSSALVYSEGKYSSQVDVQYAARQNRYADDLGATPSYTMFGLGASYKTAISGMKSAYLFMRVDNLTDVEARNASSVLRDMAPAGARAIRVGLRGNF
- the dksA gene encoding RNA polymerase-binding protein DksA, whose translation is MSKKALTEADIVKMPEKDYMNAAQLEFFKAKLLALKADLLLHANETTEHLRENVLVPDPADRATIEEEHALELRTRDRERKLLKKVEQSLLSIESGDYGWCEETGEPIGIPRLLARPTANLSLEAQERRELRQKLFGN
- a CDS encoding GTP-binding protein, with protein sequence MMALIPVTILSGFLGSGKTTLLKHILHENHGKKIAVIENEFGEENIDNDILIQDSDEQIVQMSNGCVCCTIRGDLVKALNDLFESRKDKKISFDRVVIETTGVANPGPVAQTFFMDDEIASHYILDAVVTLVDAKHGNQQLDQHEEAQQQVGFADRIFITKTDLVDAKAVDQLKHRLMHMNPRAPITGITQGTVSLDQVLDLRGFNLNDKLDIDPHFLEQEDHDHANCGHDHHEHGPDCNHGHDHQHGHQHAQPVQFMKKTHTDKIQSFVFRSDRPFDSQKLEDFLGGILSVFGAKMLRYKGVLYIKGGARKVIIQGVHEMMGSDMGAPWGKDKKETRMVFIGIDLPKDVLLGGLETCLV
- a CDS encoding class I SAM-dependent rRNA methyltransferase, which produces MQASITLKAGKERPLLRRHSWVYSNAIERVDGKIYPGATVQVLSDEGKFIVKGLYSPTSQIRVRVLTWDEGKTIDHAFFKERISKALAHRAQWVKNTNAIRLIFGESDGLPGLVVDQYADTLVCQFLFVGMEHWKEAIVQVLVQQTGCKTIVERSDAAVRAREGLEPHIGALFGEMPEAPVNVNECGVLYSVDVVHGHKTGFYIDQRDSRHLLSELSKDKEVLNMFCYTGGFSLAALKGGAKHVTSVDSSGEALAMAQRQMLLNGFDESRATWIDSDAFAVLTQLRKEEKQFDIVVLDPPKFAPSSHHLDKALRAYKEINRAGMQLLKPGGLLFTFSCSGAVDSALFERTIAMASAEAMAHSGSTSMDFRLMQRLSSGADHPLLTSFPEGDYLKGLLLQRL
- the xerC gene encoding tyrosine recombinase XerC produces the protein MKSLLAQEYLRELHVVRQVSQHTIAAYTKDLDYLLARLDEQRLELADVTSDQVRSWVVKLHSQGQASRSIARMLSAWRGFYLWLANQKGLVNKSPMSDINAPKRNKPLPKALSVEQAINLVESANKESVQADDFLRARDRAIVELLYSSGLRLSELLGVDLTPIETKEYASAGWIDFEAGEVMVLGKGKKRRTVPVGGAALHALKDWVVVRANYASTDKGVAQALFINKQGKRASARTVQQHLAALAVKAGLPTHVHPHMLRHSFASHVLQSSGDLRAVQEMLGHASITSTQIYTALDFQHLAQAYDLAHPRAKNKKSE
- a CDS encoding DUF484 family protein — encoded protein: MTQANNQTAEQQEREALVAEWLLATPGFFERHADLLADIQLKNPHGDRAISLQERQLGVLRQQNQALNQRLSDMLRFGSQNDKTQGLMIQWLSNLLSAKSEADVRAAISSGLAKIFDIEQVELLDGEHDNFCGSADQVSEAVKAHLNEEMKSFAVVNLSPLKVQILLASRNVEKFTSDMGRVYLDQIGELALAALTRSKE
- the gatB gene encoding Asp-tRNA(Asn)/Glu-tRNA(Gln) amidotransferase subunit GatB, coding for MMKWEVVIGMETHAQLRTNSKIFSGASIEFGAEPNRQACAVDLALPGVLPVLNKGAVAHAIRFGLAVGAHIAPLSIFARKNYFYPDLPKGYQISQFEIPVVQGGKVHIVLDGEAKTVQLTRAHLEEDAGKSLHEDFRGPHGESSSGIDLNRAGTPLLEIVTEPDMRSAAEAVAYAKALHSLVVWLGVCDGNMQEGSFRCDANVSVRPVGQKEYGTRCEIKNLNSFRFLEEAIQYEVRRQIELIEDGGRVIQETRLYDPDKKETRSMRSKEDANDYRYFPDPDLLPLMISEEWIAKERAEMTELPAQKSERWQSEFGLSAYDCQVLTQERATADFYEDLLKQVGKDQAKAAANLMTGEFASALNKEGISAAQSPLNPSQLAQLIQRIADGTISNKIAKEIFTAMWDEKASDLDAVDRIIEAKGLKQISDSGALEAIIDQVLAANQKSVEEFRAGKEKAFNALIGQIMKATQGKANPQQVNKLLTDKLNQS